A segment of the Fusobacterium ulcerans genome:
TTTCAGAATAGTAGCAAAAGCTCCACCTGCTCCAACGATTAAAACAATTTGTCCAGCAGTTTTTAATGCTTCTCCAAATATTCCCTCAAATGTCCAAACTTCTTTATCTTCAGGATGAACAGACTTATATGTGAAGAATGCAATTATCAATCCTATGAAAAGAGCAACTATTGTCTGACCTAAAGAATCAATAATATTATACACCATCCCTCTTCCTAAAGGAGAAGATTCCAAAGTTGCAACAGTTCTCAATAGCATTAAAAATATTGGTAGTAAAATAGGTAAGAAACTCATAAGAGGAGTAGGAAGTTTTCTTCCCCCATTCTCTTCTATTATTTTACTTGCTTCTTCTATTTCAGGTAAGAAATGATATTTCTTTCCAAAAATTCTACCTGCTAAGATAGCAACAAGTGTAACTGGAATAGAAACCAACATTCCAAGTAAAATTACTAATCCTAGATTAGCTCCTAAAATACCTGCTACTGCTAGTGGACCTGGTGTAGGTGGAACTAACATGTGTGTAGCATGTAATCCCATTGCAAGAGCTACTGCCATTGTCGTCATACTTGTTCCTGTGTCTTTACTCATTCTTTTAGCAAGTGGTGATAATAGAACAAATGCTGAATCACAGAATACAGGAATAGATACAAAATATCCTGTAACAGCTAATCCGATATCTGCATTTTTCTTTCCAGTGATTTTTAAAATTGTCTCAGCCATTGTTTCAGCTGCTCCACTATGCTCTAAAAGAGCTCCCATAACAGTTCCTATTGCAATAACTACTCCAATTCCTGCAATAGTTTCTCCCAATCCCCCAGAGTATGCTCCAATGATATCTGGAATTGAATGCCCTGAAACAATTCCGAAAAAGAAAGCACTGATGCTTAAAGCGAAAAATGGATGTAACTTCACCTTAACTGTTAGTATTATCAATAGTATTATTGATAATGCTATTGTTACAATAACAAATGTTGAACCCATAAAAATACCTCCTACTTTTTTATTATATGCTGCTTTATATAAACTTTTTTAAATAAAAAATTAAAATTACATGAGAATATTTGCTAAAAGTAATATATTTTTATTATTAAAAATTAATAAAATTAAATTTAAAAGAAATAAAAGTTAATAGATTTTAAATTTTTTCTTTAAATTTATTAAATTGTAATTAATTTAATTTGGTATTAAAATTTAGAATTAAGATTAAATGTCTGTTAAAAGACTAATGTGTTTTAATTTATGATTGAATTATACTTTATCATATTTGAAATGTCAATAAAAAATTTAATGTAATTAAATTTAATTGTATTTAATTTAATGAGAGTGAAATAAAAGAAGGTAGAGAAAAACTACTAAATAGTATATAATTGTAATATATTAAAATGTGAAAGGATAAAAAATGGACAAAGAGATAAACGTTGGAGCTATAATAAAAAGAATTAGAATTGAAAAAGGATTGCTGTTAAAAGATGTTGCTGAGAAATGTGAAATCTCTTCATCTATGCTTAGCCAAATAGAAAAAGGAAATGCCAATCCTTCTTTAAATACAATAAAATCAATAGCACAGGCTTTAGAAATTCCTCTATTTAAATTTTTCATTGAACCTGAAAAAGAAGATATTACAATTAATATTTTAAAAAGAGGAGAAAGAAAAATAATTAATACAAAAAAAATAAGATATGAACTTTTATCACCAGAAGGATCTACTAACATTGAATGTATGAAGATGTTTTTTACTGAAAAAGGTGCTGAAACTTCAATAGAGCCAATGGCACACAAAGGAGAAGAGATAGCAGTTCTTTTAAGTGGGAAGGTAAAAATTACTATTGGGAATCAGTCTTGTGAAATGGAACCAGGAGATTCAGTTTATATTCCAGCATTAAAACCTCATAAGTGGACTAACTTAGATGATGGAGAAAGTGTTGTGCTTTTTTCTGTAACACCGCCTGAGTTTTAGGATTATTGTGAAATAGGGAAATATAAAAAATTAAAATATAAATTAAAAAAGCAGAAAAAAATATAGTCTACAGTTATTTAAATTGAATTTTAATAAATAATATTACAGCTATGGAGGTTATTATATAATGGTATTTAGTAAAACTATTCAAATGTATATATTTGATGGGAATCCAAATGGAAGAATTATGTGCGAGCTTTCTAATTGGAATGGAAGAGTTTATAAAATATCAAGAAATGAAATTTCTGATTTTTCTAATAGAGAGGATTCTGAAAATACTGGAGTTTATTTTCTTTTAGGTAAGGATGAAAATAATAGTGATACTATTTATATTGGTGAGGCAGAAAAAATATTAACAAGAATAAAACAACATTTAAAAGATACAGAATATTGGAATGATTGCATTGCTGTTATAAGCAAGGATAATTTATTAAATAAGGCACATGTTAAATATCTTGAAAATAAATTCTATTCATTAGCAAAAACTGCTGGAAGATCAACTGTTGTTAATAGTACAGTACCAACTTGTTCTTCAATTTCGGAGTATGATGAAGCAATGTTACAAGAATTTATCAGCAATACAAAGTTACTTATCAATACTCTTGGATATAAAGTATTTGATTTGATTGAGGATACGTCTGTAAAACTTAATCAAAATCAATCATATTTTTATATAAAAGCTGCTAGAGGTGCTGAAGCTACAGGGATTATAGTTTCTGATGGCTTTGCAGTATTAAAAGGCTCAATAATTGCTTCATCGATTACAAAAAGTATGTCTACTTCTTTATGTAATTTGCGTAATTTATTGTTGAATAAAGGAATTATAAATGCAGATTTTTGTTTTGAACAAAATTATACTTTTACAAGTCCTTCATTAGCAGCAGCAGTTGTCATGGGAAGAAATGCTAATGGTCGTACTGAATGGAAGACAACTGATAAAAAAACTTTAAAAGAAATAGAAGAGGCAGTCATTTAATTGTAAATATAATCAATCTATATAATAAAAACAATCCCTAAAAATCTTACACTAGGAGAACTTTTAGGGATTGTTTAATTTTTTGACTTAATTAAAAAATATAGTTTATAGCTTTTTTACTCTGAAATATCCTATTTAAAGTATTTTATAATTGATTTTTTATAAGTATTCTTTTTAACATTTTAATATATGGGGTTATGAGAATACATTACAAAATATTAATACCTAGTGAAACTAAATAGCTATATATTCCATCATAATATTTAGGTAGTCTAGTTATATCTTTTAAATTACCTTCAGGTACAAAAATAACGAATCCTTGTCTTGCTCTTGTCATTAAAACTCTATATGCATTTTTAAGGTATAGTACATTTTCAAGTTTATTAATGTTTTGCCA
Coding sequences within it:
- a CDS encoding cupin domain-containing protein — protein: MDKEINVGAIIKRIRIEKGLLLKDVAEKCEISSSMLSQIEKGNANPSLNTIKSIAQALEIPLFKFFIEPEKEDITINILKRGERKIINTKKIRYELLSPEGSTNIECMKMFFTEKGAETSIEPMAHKGEEIAVLLSGKVKITIGNQSCEMEPGDSVYIPALKPHKWTNLDDGESVVLFSVTPPEF
- a CDS encoding GIY-YIG nuclease family protein, yielding MVFSKTIQMYIFDGNPNGRIMCELSNWNGRVYKISRNEISDFSNREDSENTGVYFLLGKDENNSDTIYIGEAEKILTRIKQHLKDTEYWNDCIAVISKDNLLNKAHVKYLENKFYSLAKTAGRSTVVNSTVPTCSSISEYDEAMLQEFISNTKLLINTLGYKVFDLIEDTSVKLNQNQSYFYIKAARGAEATGIIVSDGFAVLKGSIIASSITKSMSTSLCNLRNLLLNKGIINADFCFEQNYTFTSPSLAAAVVMGRNANGRTEWKTTDKKTLKEIEEAVI
- a CDS encoding GntP family permease → MGSTFVIVTIALSIILLIILTVKVKLHPFFALSISAFFFGIVSGHSIPDIIGAYSGGLGETIAGIGVVIAIGTVMGALLEHSGAAETMAETILKITGKKNADIGLAVTGYFVSIPVFCDSAFVLLSPLAKRMSKDTGTSMTTMAVALAMGLHATHMLVPPTPGPLAVAGILGANLGLVILLGMLVSIPVTLVAILAGRIFGKKYHFLPEIEEASKIIEENGGRKLPTPLMSFLPILLPIFLMLLRTVATLESSPLGRGMVYNIIDSLGQTIVALFIGLIIAFFTYKSVHPEDKEVWTFEGIFGEALKTAGQIVLIVGAGGAFATILKLSNLQEIVVSLFSGISIGIIVPYIIGAIFRTAIGSGTVGMITAASMLLPLVDVLGFNSPIGLVIAMLACAAGGFMVFHGNDDFFWVVTSTSGMKPETAYKVFPIISVFQSVTALICVIILKMIFL